A section of the Chryseobacterium scophthalmum genome encodes:
- a CDS encoding sigma 54-interacting transcriptional regulator, with product MKNDTTFKELKKSGYTDKTISQEIQANLISKIKAKEPVFEGLWGYEDSVVPQLKKAILAGHHINLLGLRGQAKTRIARSMVNLLDEYMPIVKGSEINDNPFNPISKYARDLIAELGDKTPISWVHRSNRFFEKLATPDVNVADLIGDIDPIKAATLKLPYSDERVLHYGMIPRANRSIFVLNELPDLQARIQVSLFNILQEGDIQIRGFQLRMPLDIQFVFTANPEDYTNRGSIVTPLKDRIGSQIFTHYPKTIALAKQITEQEAQVSAEDKAQIQIPDLAKNLLEEVAFAARDSEYVDAKSGVSARLTISAMENLVAAAKLRLIETGAEKTTVRLLDFMSIIPSITGKIELVYEGEQEGADYVAKILIDKAVMIQFEGIFPRISKLEKEGIKTPYTDLIKWFNKNHLELNYTDTDEEFHNKLNSIAPLTTVVEENASELSQEDKNFCKELVLWALTISKKLDKSENSATYTFDSADVRQLFRN from the coding sequence ATGAAAAACGATACAACATTCAAAGAATTAAAAAAATCAGGATATACAGATAAAACCATCAGCCAGGAAATTCAGGCGAATTTGATTTCAAAAATCAAAGCAAAAGAACCCGTTTTTGAAGGACTTTGGGGCTATGAAGATTCTGTAGTTCCGCAATTGAAAAAGGCGATCTTGGCGGGACATCACATCAATTTATTAGGTTTACGCGGACAGGCAAAAACCAGAATTGCAAGAAGCATGGTCAATCTTTTAGATGAATACATGCCGATTGTAAAAGGTTCTGAGATTAATGACAACCCTTTCAATCCTATTTCAAAATATGCGAGAGATTTAATTGCTGAGTTGGGTGATAAAACTCCAATTTCGTGGGTTCACCGTTCAAATCGTTTTTTTGAAAAACTGGCAACTCCGGATGTAAATGTGGCCGATTTAATTGGTGACATTGATCCTATTAAAGCAGCAACTTTAAAACTACCCTATTCCGACGAGCGTGTTCTACATTATGGAATGATTCCAAGAGCAAACCGTTCGATTTTTGTTTTAAATGAATTACCCGATTTACAGGCTAGAATTCAGGTTTCTTTATTTAATATTTTGCAGGAAGGTGACATTCAGATTCGTGGATTTCAATTGAGAATGCCTTTAGATATTCAGTTTGTATTTACTGCAAATCCGGAAGATTATACCAATCGTGGAAGCATTGTAACTCCGTTGAAAGACAGAATCGGATCTCAAATTTTCACACATTACCCAAAAACCATTGCTTTAGCAAAACAGATTACCGAACAGGAAGCTCAGGTTTCTGCAGAAGATAAAGCACAGATTCAGATTCCTGATCTGGCAAAAAATCTATTGGAAGAAGTTGCTTTTGCAGCCCGTGACAGCGAATATGTAGATGCAAAAAGTGGCGTAAGTGCAAGATTGACAATCAGTGCGATGGAAAACTTAGTCGCTGCAGCAAAATTACGTTTGATAGAAACCGGAGCTGAAAAAACGACTGTTCGTCTGCTTGATTTCATGTCGATTATTCCATCAATTACCGGAAAGATTGAATTGGTTTACGAAGGAGAACAGGAAGGCGCAGATTATGTTGCAAAAATTCTGATTGACAAAGCAGTAATGATCCAGTTTGAAGGTATTTTTCCACGCATTTCAAAATTGGAAAAAGAAGGCATCAAAACTCCGTACACCGATTTGATTAAATGGTTCAACAAAAATCATTTGGAGCTAAACTACACCGATACCGACGAAGAATTTCATAATAAACTCAACAGCATTGCACCTTTAACAACCGTTGTTGAAGAAAATGCATCAGAATTGAGCCAAGAAGATAAAAACTTTTGCAAAGAATTAGTTCTTTGGGCTTTAACCATCAGCAAAAAATTAGATAAGTCTGAAAATTCAGCTACCTATACTTTTGATTCTGCAGATGTAAGACAGTTATTTAGAAATTAA
- a CDS encoding vWA domain-containing protein: MTDKHLNFQQGFTFSKHIPEDISHFDRVFDVFKDLLTHTSGDIEEAFEWLDMLDKEYDIFTDEYTLEDFEEDLRKRGYIKKEDDSEDGNSGTGKGKNILTAKLEAALREYALDQIFGKLKKSGIGNHRTNKSGVGDERDGENRNFQYGDDLSTVNMTESLKNAQVNNGISDLRMTEDDLIVEETKHKAQMSTVLMIDISHSMILYGEDRITPAKKVAMALVELIKRKYPKDSIDIIVFGNEAWPIKIKDLPYLQVGPYHTNTVAGLELAMDILRRKRNTNKQIFMITDGKPSCLKLPTGEYYMNSVGLDQKIVSECLNKAAQARKLKIPITTFMIAQDPYLRQFVNAFTAQNKGKAFLTGLSGLGQMIFEDYEKNRIKRI; encoded by the coding sequence ATGACAGATAAACATTTAAATTTTCAACAGGGATTTACTTTCAGCAAACATATTCCGGAAGATATTTCACATTTTGACCGGGTTTTTGATGTGTTTAAAGATTTGCTGACCCACACTTCTGGAGATATTGAGGAAGCTTTTGAGTGGCTCGATATGCTCGATAAAGAATACGATATTTTCACCGACGAATATACGCTTGAGGATTTTGAAGAAGACCTCAGAAAAAGAGGTTACATCAAAAAAGAAGACGATTCTGAAGATGGAAATTCAGGAACCGGAAAAGGTAAAAACATTCTAACCGCCAAACTGGAAGCCGCTTTACGAGAATATGCTTTAGACCAGATTTTCGGAAAGCTTAAAAAAAGCGGAATCGGAAATCACAGAACCAACAAATCTGGAGTCGGTGACGAGCGTGATGGCGAAAACCGAAATTTTCAATACGGCGACGATCTTTCTACCGTGAATATGACTGAAAGCTTGAAAAACGCACAGGTCAACAACGGAATTTCAGATTTGCGAATGACCGAAGATGACCTCATCGTAGAAGAAACCAAACATAAAGCTCAAATGAGTACGGTTTTGATGATTGACATCAGTCATTCGATGATTTTGTATGGCGAAGACCGCATCACACCTGCCAAAAAAGTGGCAATGGCTTTAGTGGAATTAATTAAAAGAAAATACCCAAAAGATTCCATCGATATTATCGTTTTTGGAAACGAAGCATGGCCAATAAAAATCAAAGACCTTCCCTATTTGCAAGTTGGCCCGTATCACACCAATACCGTTGCAGGATTAGAATTAGCAATGGATATTCTTCGTAGAAAAAGAAATACCAACAAGCAGATTTTCATGATTACCGACGGAAAACCGAGTTGCCTGAAACTTCCAACCGGTGAATATTACATGAACAGTGTAGGTTTAGACCAGAAAATTGTTTCCGAATGCCTCAACAAAGCTGCACAAGCCAGAAAATTGAAAATCCCAATCACAACTTTTATGATTGCCCAAGATCCTTATCTTCGTCAGTTTGTGAATGCTTTTACCGCTCAAAATAAAGGAAAAGCTTTCCTCACAGGACTTTCAGGTTTAGGACAAATGATTTTTGAGGATTACGAGAAGAATAGGATCAAAAGGATTTAA